In one window of Tumebacillus algifaecis DNA:
- a CDS encoding polysaccharide biosynthesis protein codes for MNGRLRLLTLGALDACIAAMAVTLAYCLRFDFQVLPQFMSAFPYLLLMHVVLTPIIFYAMKMYHSVLEYASIGELKTILKATVVAGLILTLIQQMIHLQVEWFVVPRTVLLLTWLLTLLGVGGMRLAQRMFRDAVARTEPSLPSVLIVGAGSAGVLIARELKTSPYSTLNPVAFIDDDLKKQGLSILGLPVVGGRSKIPHAVEKYGVQKILIAIPSALEKETAQILEICKLTNCQISTLPRVADIVAGKVSVNMIREVSVEDLLGREAVTVDLEGVASYVSDQVVLVTGAGGSIGSELCRQISKFAPKQLLLLGHGENSIYEIELELRNKFPALPLVTIIADIQDRKRLNAVFDTYRPSVVFHAAAHKHVPLMERNPQEAIKNNVLGTMHVAECAHEYGAKRFVMISSDKAVNPTSVMGVSKRVAEMVIQGLDRISQTQFVAVRFGNVLGSRGSVIPIFKRQILAGGPVTVTHPDMVRYFMTIPEASQLVVQAGALAEGGEIFILDMGAPVNIADLARDLIRLSGLRPEEDIDIVYTGIRPGEKLFEEILTNEEGTEETKHNRIFVGRPLDFSWEELQFMIKRLEQMAFAPDVERKAEAIKALFKQIVPTYLWKPQEGAEEHARKELEASLAEVAAHRE; via the coding sequence GTGAATGGTCGCCTGCGATTGCTCACGCTTGGCGCGCTCGATGCGTGCATTGCCGCGATGGCGGTGACTTTGGCGTATTGCTTGCGCTTTGACTTTCAAGTATTGCCACAATTTATGAGTGCGTTCCCATATCTGCTGCTGATGCATGTGGTGTTGACGCCGATTATCTTCTATGCGATGAAAATGTATCATTCGGTGCTGGAATATGCGAGCATCGGGGAATTGAAGACCATTTTGAAGGCGACGGTCGTGGCCGGACTGATTTTAACCTTGATCCAGCAGATGATTCACTTGCAAGTTGAATGGTTTGTTGTGCCGCGTACCGTGTTGCTGTTGACTTGGTTGCTCACCTTGCTTGGTGTGGGTGGGATGCGTTTGGCGCAGCGAATGTTTCGTGATGCGGTCGCGCGCACGGAGCCGAGCCTGCCCAGCGTGCTGATCGTTGGCGCGGGGAGTGCAGGTGTGCTGATCGCCCGGGAATTGAAGACGTCCCCCTATTCGACGCTGAATCCGGTCGCTTTTATCGATGATGACTTGAAAAAGCAGGGCCTGTCGATTTTAGGTCTACCTGTCGTCGGCGGGCGGAGCAAGATCCCTCATGCGGTTGAAAAGTACGGGGTGCAAAAGATTTTGATCGCCATTCCGTCGGCTTTGGAGAAAGAGACCGCGCAGATTCTGGAGATATGCAAACTCACCAACTGCCAGATCAGCACGTTGCCGCGCGTGGCAGACATCGTGGCGGGCAAGGTGTCGGTGAACATGATCCGCGAGGTCAGCGTCGAAGATCTGCTGGGACGCGAGGCGGTTACGGTCGATTTGGAAGGCGTCGCAAGCTACGTCTCGGACCAAGTGGTGCTGGTGACGGGAGCAGGCGGGTCGATCGGGTCAGAGCTGTGCCGCCAGATCAGCAAGTTTGCACCGAAGCAGCTTTTGTTGCTGGGACACGGGGAGAATTCGATCTATGAGATTGAGTTGGAACTGCGCAATAAGTTTCCGGCGCTGCCTTTGGTGACAATTATCGCGGACATTCAAGATCGCAAGCGGCTGAATGCGGTGTTTGATACGTATCGGCCAAGCGTTGTGTTTCATGCGGCGGCGCACAAGCACGTGCCGCTGATGGAGCGCAACCCACAAGAAGCGATCAAGAACAACGTCTTAGGGACGATGCATGTGGCGGAGTGCGCGCACGAATATGGGGCGAAGCGCTTTGTGATGATCTCGTCCGACAAGGCGGTCAACCCGACCTCGGTGATGGGTGTATCGAAGCGGGTGGCTGAAATGGTTATTCAAGGGCTTGACCGTATCTCGCAGACGCAGTTTGTGGCGGTGCGATTCGGCAATGTGCTGGGAAGCCGCGGCAGTGTGATCCCGATCTTCAAACGCCAGATTCTGGCGGGCGGTCCGGTGACGGTGACACATCCCGATATGGTGCGCTATTTCATGACGATTCCGGAAGCGTCACAGTTGGTCGTGCAGGCGGGGGCGCTGGCAGAAGGCGGGGAGATTTTTATCCTCGACATGGGAGCCCCTGTGAACATCGCCGACCTAGCCCGTGACTTGATCCGCTTGAGCGGATTGCGACCGGAAGAAGATATTGATATTGTGTATACGGGCATTCGACCCGGTGAGAAGTTGTTTGAAGAGATTTTGACCAACGAAGAGGGCACGGAGGAGACGAAGCACAATCGCATTTTTGTGGGCCGTCCGCTCGACTTTTCGTGGGAAGAATTGCAGTTTATGATCAAGCGTCTGGAGCAGATGGCGTTTGCGCCCGATGTGGAGCGGAAGGCGGAGGCGATCAAGGCGTTGTTTAAACAGATTGTCCCGACTTATCTGTGGAAGCCACAGGAGGGGGCGGAGGAGCACGCGCGCAAGGAGCTGGAAGCGTCGCTGGCCGAAGTTGCTGCCCATCGGGAATGA
- a CDS encoding DegT/DnrJ/EryC1/StrS family aminotransferase gives MIPLSGPDITQREKDLVMEVLDSGILGLGPKMRQFEQMMADYVGVKHAISCNSGTSGLHMLIAAMGIGEGDEVITTSFSFVASANCILFERAVPVFVDIDEATYNLDVTQIEAKITEKTKAILPVHVFGQPANMDEIRALASKYNLWVIEDSCEAIGGEWKGARVGGLGDAGVFAFYPNKQMTTGEGGIIVTDNDEIAELCHSIRNQGRGEDGLWLSHVRLGYNFRMDEMSAALGVAQLERIDEILAHRERVAQLYLEKLKAIPEIILPHVDADVKMSWFVFVIRFAETVNRDLVMERLSKRGIGCRPYFTPIHLQPFYVERFGFKPGDLPVTERVAEKTLAIPFFNSLTEEQVDQVVAAIQEEIEHAKEQVNL, from the coding sequence ATGATTCCACTTTCGGGACCCGATATTACACAGCGCGAGAAAGATCTCGTCATGGAAGTGCTGGACTCGGGCATTTTGGGGCTCGGGCCGAAGATGCGCCAGTTCGAACAGATGATGGCCGACTATGTGGGCGTCAAGCACGCCATTTCCTGCAACAGTGGAACGAGCGGTCTGCACATGCTGATCGCTGCGATGGGCATTGGCGAAGGCGATGAAGTGATCACCACTTCCTTCTCGTTCGTGGCCTCGGCGAACTGCATCTTGTTCGAGCGTGCCGTTCCCGTTTTTGTCGATATCGATGAAGCGACTTACAATCTCGACGTGACGCAGATCGAAGCGAAGATCACGGAGAAGACCAAGGCGATTTTGCCAGTGCACGTGTTTGGCCAGCCTGCGAACATGGATGAGATTCGCGCTCTTGCCAGCAAGTACAACCTGTGGGTGATCGAAGACTCTTGTGAAGCGATCGGCGGCGAGTGGAAAGGTGCGCGCGTCGGTGGTCTTGGCGATGCCGGGGTGTTTGCCTTCTATCCGAACAAGCAGATGACGACCGGAGAAGGCGGGATCATCGTAACTGACAACGATGAGATCGCCGAGCTGTGCCACTCGATCCGCAACCAAGGGCGTGGAGAAGATGGCTTGTGGCTGTCACACGTGCGGTTGGGTTACAACTTCCGCATGGATGAGATGAGTGCAGCGCTTGGTGTTGCCCAGTTGGAGCGCATCGATGAGATTTTGGCGCATCGTGAGCGAGTGGCCCAGCTGTATCTGGAAAAGTTGAAAGCTATACCAGAAATCATCCTGCCGCATGTGGATGCCGATGTGAAGATGAGTTGGTTCGTGTTTGTGATTCGCTTTGCCGAAACGGTCAACCGCGATCTGGTGATGGAGCGGTTGAGCAAGCGTGGGATCGGTTGCCGACCATACTTTACCCCGATTCACCTGCAACCGTTCTATGTGGAGCGGTTTGGGTTTAAGCCGGGGGATCTCCCAGTCACGGAGCGTGTGGCCGAAAAGACGTTGGCTATCCCGTTCTTTAACAGTTTGACCGAAGAACAGGTCGATCAAGTAGTGGCGGCGATTCAAGAAGAAATCGAACATGCAAAAGAGCAAGTGAATCTGTAG
- a CDS encoding acetyltransferase: MKKTLIIIGMGGHSKVVADVARRSGYELLGFLDNRKPDAPHGTYLGTVDEFPYAQYADTWFFVAIGNNPVRQKVAEQLKAAGAKLATLIDPSALLGSGVTVGEGTLVMPGCIVNADSTIGSQVILNTAATVDHDCVVGDGSHLSPGVHVAGTVQIGNLTHVGIGASVIQSVKIGDRVVIGAGAAVVRDVPDGVTAVGVPAKIIKTNE, encoded by the coding sequence ATGAAGAAAACGCTGATCATCATAGGCATGGGCGGCCACAGTAAAGTGGTCGCCGATGTGGCGCGGCGCAGCGGGTATGAACTGCTCGGCTTTTTGGACAATCGCAAGCCGGATGCGCCACACGGGACCTACTTGGGAACCGTGGATGAATTTCCGTATGCACAGTATGCGGACACTTGGTTTTTTGTCGCAATCGGCAACAACCCGGTGCGGCAAAAGGTAGCGGAGCAATTGAAGGCAGCGGGTGCCAAGTTGGCCACGCTCATCGATCCGTCCGCTCTCTTGGGCAGCGGTGTCACGGTGGGCGAGGGTACGCTGGTCATGCCAGGATGCATCGTCAATGCGGACAGCACGATCGGGTCACAGGTGATCCTCAATACGGCAGCGACTGTCGATCATGACTGCGTCGTCGGGGACGGCTCACATCTGTCACCTGGCGTGCATGTGGCCGGAACGGTGCAGATCGGCAACCTGACGCATGTCGGCATCGGGGCCTCGGTGATCCAGTCGGTCAAGATTGGGGATCGGGTTGTGATCGGTGCAGGTGCGGCCGTGGTGCGGGATGTTCCAGATGGTGTGACGGCGGTCGGCGTGCCGGCCAAAATAATCAAAACGAATGAATGA
- a CDS encoding sugar transferase has product MKRIFDVTVSAVLLLVLSPVILVVAFLIRQKLGSPVIFKQERPGLQGKLFNLYKFRSMTDARDANGELLPDDVRLTAFGKLLRKTSLDELPQLFNVLKGDISLVGPRPLLKEYLPLYTEEQARRHDVKPGITGWAQVNGRNAISWEEKFRLDVWYVEHRSFGLDLKILYLTAMKVVRSEDINQAGHVTISKFQGPSRNTRASL; this is encoded by the coding sequence ATGAAACGTATTTTTGATGTGACGGTATCTGCCGTCTTGTTGCTGGTGTTGTCGCCCGTCATTTTGGTTGTGGCGTTTTTGATTCGACAAAAGCTTGGGTCGCCTGTGATCTTCAAGCAGGAGCGTCCAGGATTGCAAGGTAAGCTGTTCAACTTGTATAAATTTCGTTCGATGACCGATGCGCGCGATGCGAACGGAGAGCTGTTGCCAGACGATGTGCGGTTGACGGCGTTTGGCAAACTGTTGCGCAAAACGAGCTTGGATGAATTGCCGCAGTTGTTCAACGTGCTGAAAGGCGACATTTCGCTGGTCGGGCCGCGCCCGCTGTTGAAGGAGTACCTGCCGCTGTACACGGAGGAGCAGGCGCGTCGCCACGATGTGAAGCCGGGCATCACCGGATGGGCGCAAGTCAATGGGCGCAACGCGATCTCGTGGGAAGAAAAATTCCGACTCGATGTGTGGTACGTAGAGCATCGTTCGTTTGGATTGGATCTGAAGATTCTCTACCTGACCGCGATGAAAGTAGTGCGTTCCGAAGACATCAATCAGGCCGGGCATGTGACGATTTCCAAGTTCCAAGGTCCGTCGAGAAATACGCGAGCTTCGCTGTAA
- a CDS encoding glycosyltransferase family 4 protein: MEAVATSGNLNSKKAAFVASVYRHFELFHLPFLTGLQDRGYEVHVYASADYAKERLEARGLICHDVQFERSPFQPKNVAALRALIRSFREEQFTLVHVHTPVASILGRIAARVCGVPSVLYTAHGFHFFTGAPKANWLLFAPVEWLMARQTDVLITINQEDYARAQKFPVRGEVRYVPGVGLDTQVFQPPDQAAVRARLRGELGLHEEEMVILCVAELNANKNQSQLFEAVKRAAARGIAVRCLLVGVGELEATYKQQVEEMGLSQIVTFLGYRLDIPDLMLAADVSTLLSKREGLPRSVMEAMAAGLPLVVTDVRGNRDLVQDGENGYLVATGDVEATADAFYQLYQDQKMRAEMGTRSKEKAAPYDLSFISAEMMRIYELAASGRFIG; encoded by the coding sequence GTGGAGGCTGTAGCAACATCAGGGAATTTGAACAGCAAAAAAGCGGCGTTTGTCGCTTCGGTCTACCGCCATTTTGAGTTGTTTCATCTTCCTTTTCTCACCGGGTTACAGGACAGAGGGTACGAGGTGCATGTGTACGCTTCCGCCGATTACGCCAAGGAGCGTTTGGAAGCGCGCGGGCTGATCTGCCATGATGTGCAATTTGAACGGAGCCCGTTCCAGCCGAAGAACGTCGCGGCGCTTCGGGCGCTGATCCGCTCGTTTCGGGAGGAGCAGTTCACGCTGGTGCATGTGCACACGCCTGTCGCTTCGATCTTGGGCCGGATCGCCGCGCGAGTCTGCGGGGTGCCAAGCGTGCTGTACACGGCACACGGCTTTCATTTTTTTACCGGGGCGCCCAAAGCGAACTGGTTGCTGTTCGCCCCTGTTGAGTGGCTGATGGCGCGCCAGACTGATGTGCTGATCACGATCAATCAGGAAGACTATGCAAGGGCTCAAAAGTTTCCTGTTCGCGGCGAAGTGCGCTATGTGCCTGGCGTGGGGTTGGACACGCAGGTGTTTCAGCCGCCAGATCAGGCCGCTGTGCGGGCGCGGTTGCGCGGTGAGCTGGGGCTTCACGAAGAAGAGATGGTCATTTTATGCGTGGCCGAACTGAACGCTAACAAAAATCAATCGCAACTGTTCGAAGCGGTGAAACGGGCAGCGGCACGCGGGATTGCCGTGCGCTGTCTGCTCGTCGGAGTCGGCGAACTGGAAGCGACGTATAAGCAGCAGGTGGAAGAAATGGGTTTGAGCCAGATCGTGACCTTCTTGGGGTATCGGCTGGACATTCCCGACCTGATGCTGGCAGCCGATGTCAGCACATTGTTGTCGAAGCGGGAAGGGCTCCCGCGTTCGGTGATGGAAGCGATGGCGGCGGGATTGCCGCTGGTCGTGACCGATGTGCGTGGCAATCGCGACTTGGTGCAGGACGGCGAGAATGGGTATCTCGTGGCAACGGGTGATGTGGAAGCTACGGCTGACGCATTTTATCAGTTGTATCAAGATCAAAAGATGCGCGCTGAAATGGGGACGCGCAGCAAAGAGAAAGCCGCGCCATACGATCTTTCCTTCATCTCTGCTGAGATGATGCGGATCTACGAGCTGGCGGCAAGTGGGAGATTTATCGGTTAG
- a CDS encoding nucleotide sugar dehydrogenase, with amino-acid sequence MRKIAIVGLGYVGLPVAAAFGEVVPVVGFDVNRHRIETLQQGIDYTGEMSAADLERTNIEYTADPTRLSSCDFIIVAVPTPIDQAKKPDLVPLMKASETVGSQLTKGAIVVYESTVYPGTTEEVCVPILERMSGLTCGKDFFVGYSPERINPGDQEHTFTNIVKVVSGMNEDTLSIIADTYGMVVQAGVYRASSIKVAEAAKVIENTQRDLNIALMNELAIIFDHLGIDTSEVLAAAGTKWNFLKFTPGLVGGHCIGVDPYYLTYKAESIGYHPQVILAGRRINDSMGKFIATSLVKQLALHNKLIQGARVTVLGLTFKENVTDLRNSRVIDIIEELREFGIVVTVTDALADAQEAEHEYGLPLVPLEKLAPADAVVVAVPHQAYRDLGWAGIQDLLDAKTGIVVDVKNMLDQSKCPDGVTLWRL; translated from the coding sequence ATGAGAAAGATCGCGATTGTAGGGCTCGGCTATGTCGGCTTGCCAGTAGCGGCCGCTTTTGGGGAAGTGGTGCCGGTGGTGGGTTTTGACGTCAATCGCCACCGCATCGAAACCCTGCAACAGGGAATTGACTACACAGGTGAGATGTCGGCCGCTGATCTGGAGCGAACCAACATCGAGTACACGGCCGATCCGACACGGTTGTCATCGTGTGACTTTATTATCGTCGCAGTGCCGACGCCGATCGATCAGGCCAAGAAGCCAGATCTGGTTCCGCTGATGAAAGCATCGGAGACGGTTGGGAGTCAACTGACCAAAGGCGCGATCGTCGTCTACGAATCGACCGTCTATCCGGGGACGACCGAAGAAGTCTGCGTGCCGATTCTGGAGCGCATGTCGGGGCTTACCTGTGGCAAGGACTTTTTTGTCGGATACTCGCCGGAGCGGATCAACCCGGGCGATCAGGAGCACACGTTTACCAACATCGTCAAAGTCGTCTCGGGGATGAACGAGGATACGTTATCGATCATTGCCGATACATATGGCATGGTGGTGCAGGCTGGCGTGTACCGCGCGTCCTCGATCAAAGTGGCCGAAGCGGCCAAAGTGATCGAGAACACGCAACGCGACCTGAACATCGCACTGATGAACGAGTTGGCGATCATTTTTGACCACCTCGGCATCGATACCAGCGAAGTGTTGGCGGCGGCGGGGACGAAATGGAACTTTTTGAAATTCACGCCAGGTCTGGTCGGCGGGCATTGCATCGGCGTCGATCCTTACTACCTGACGTACAAAGCGGAAAGCATCGGTTATCACCCGCAAGTGATTTTGGCGGGACGCCGCATCAACGACTCGATGGGAAAATTTATTGCCACCTCGCTCGTCAAGCAGCTCGCTTTGCATAACAAACTGATCCAAGGCGCGCGCGTCACCGTGCTCGGACTGACGTTTAAAGAGAACGTCACCGACCTGCGGAATTCCCGCGTCATCGACATCATCGAAGAACTGCGCGAATTTGGCATCGTCGTCACCGTGACCGACGCGCTGGCCGATGCGCAGGAAGCAGAGCATGAGTACGGACTGCCTCTTGTACCGCTCGAAAAGTTGGCACCAGCAGATGCGGTGGTCGTTGCGGTGCCGCATCAAGCGTATCGCGACCTTGGCTGGGCGGGCATTCAAGATTTACTCGATGCCAAGACGGGCATCGTCGTCGATGTGAAAAACATGCTCGACCAAAGCAAGTGCCCGGACGGTGTGACGCTGTGGAGGCTGTAG
- a CDS encoding NAD-dependent epimerase yields MGATQKVLITGAAGFIGSHLAKRLLSEGAEVVGLDNLNDYYEVQLKRDRLAQFQDHQNFTLVEASLEDKETVERMFHEHRFDTVINLAAQAGVRYSLENPRAYIDSNVVGFLNILEGCRHHGVKHLIYASSSSVYGANTKMPFSVHQNVDHPLSLYAATKKSNELMAHTYSNLFGLPTTGLRFFTVYGPWGRPDMALFLFTKAILAGEPIKVFNHGEMKRDFTFVDDIVEGIARLTKKVPEPNPEWTGDAPDPGTSYAPYKIYNIGNNSPVQLSYFIETLEKALGKQAIKEMLPMQDGDVPATYADVDDLMRDVDFKPATSIEDGIHRFVAWYKDYYGVK; encoded by the coding sequence ATGGGAGCTACGCAAAAGGTACTGATCACCGGAGCGGCCGGCTTTATCGGTTCGCATCTGGCCAAGCGCTTGCTGTCTGAGGGGGCAGAAGTGGTCGGACTGGACAACCTGAACGACTACTACGAAGTGCAATTGAAAAGAGATCGCCTCGCACAATTTCAGGATCATCAAAATTTCACGCTGGTCGAAGCGTCTTTGGAAGACAAAGAGACGGTGGAGCGCATGTTCCACGAGCATCGCTTTGACACGGTGATCAACTTGGCGGCGCAGGCGGGCGTGCGTTATTCGCTGGAAAACCCGCGCGCCTATATCGACTCCAACGTGGTTGGCTTTCTGAACATCCTTGAAGGATGCCGTCATCATGGGGTCAAGCATCTGATCTATGCCTCGTCATCGTCCGTCTACGGGGCGAATACCAAGATGCCGTTTTCTGTGCATCAAAATGTGGATCATCCGCTGTCTTTGTATGCGGCGACCAAAAAGTCGAACGAGCTGATGGCACACACGTATAGCAACCTGTTCGGCTTGCCGACGACAGGGCTGCGCTTTTTCACCGTCTATGGGCCGTGGGGGCGGCCAGACATGGCGCTGTTCCTGTTCACGAAGGCGATTTTGGCGGGCGAGCCGATCAAGGTGTTCAACCACGGCGAGATGAAGCGCGACTTCACGTTCGTCGATGATATCGTCGAAGGCATAGCCCGATTGACGAAAAAGGTGCCGGAGCCGAACCCGGAGTGGACGGGCGACGCACCCGATCCAGGCACGTCCTATGCACCTTATAAAATTTACAACATCGGCAACAACTCGCCGGTGCAATTGTCCTACTTTATTGAAACGTTAGAAAAGGCGCTCGGCAAGCAGGCTATTAAAGAAATGCTGCCGATGCAAGATGGCGACGTTCCGGCAACGTATGCGGACGTGGATGATCTGATGCGCGATGTTGATTTTAAACCGGCCACCTCGATCGAAGATGGAATCCACCGATTCGTCGCCTGGTACAAAGATTACTACGGGGTGAAATAA
- a CDS encoding glycosyltransferase, with amino-acid sequence MKLLVALEAHFFRTPDGQVWNDSVSDASFWQRYLHVFDEVLVVARVKQVAVADPKWKLSSGENVEFWCLPDYQGPWQYLKVRRSLQEEVKKAVKSADAVLLRVPGAIGTLVWNVVKKTNIPYACEVVGDPWESLAPGTVKSIARPVARVMTTWNLRRQCDQADGVSYVTEKTLQKRYPNRAAFQTHYSSIELHDIAYADSPRADAPQGEVRIFNAGSMATLYKAQDVQIQALHRLIQNGINARLVLAGDGVCRQQFEEVAASLDISSKVDFLGMLPGAEAVRQELDRADLFILPSRTEGLPRAVIEAMARGLPCIGTNIGGIPELLASDDLVPVENAEALAQRIAEMIEDAKLYTERSEQNWQKAKEYHANQLDERRYTFYTRLRRLAEQRIC; translated from the coding sequence ATGAAGCTGTTAGTCGCACTGGAAGCACATTTTTTTCGCACGCCCGACGGTCAGGTCTGGAATGATTCGGTCTCAGACGCCTCGTTTTGGCAGCGCTACCTCCACGTTTTCGATGAGGTGCTCGTCGTCGCTCGCGTCAAGCAGGTCGCAGTGGCCGACCCGAAATGGAAGCTATCCAGCGGCGAGAACGTCGAGTTCTGGTGCCTGCCCGACTATCAGGGCCCGTGGCAGTATCTAAAGGTACGCCGCTCCTTGCAAGAGGAAGTCAAAAAAGCGGTGAAGTCGGCCGATGCCGTGTTGTTGCGCGTGCCTGGCGCGATCGGCACCTTGGTCTGGAACGTCGTGAAAAAGACGAACATACCGTACGCCTGTGAAGTGGTCGGCGATCCGTGGGAGTCGCTGGCACCAGGCACGGTGAAGAGCATCGCCCGCCCGGTGGCGCGGGTGATGACCACATGGAATTTGAGACGCCAATGCGATCAGGCGGACGGCGTTTCCTATGTCACCGAAAAAACGTTGCAAAAGCGCTACCCGAACCGGGCCGCGTTTCAGACCCATTATTCGTCGATCGAGCTGCATGACATTGCGTATGCCGATTCTCCTCGGGCCGACGCGCCGCAAGGGGAAGTGCGCATCTTTAATGCCGGTAGTATGGCGACGCTGTATAAAGCGCAGGACGTGCAGATTCAAGCGTTGCACCGCTTGATCCAGAATGGAATCAATGCCCGGCTGGTGCTGGCGGGAGACGGCGTCTGCCGCCAGCAATTTGAAGAAGTGGCTGCCTCCTTAGATATTTCGAGTAAAGTCGATTTTTTAGGGATGTTGCCAGGAGCAGAGGCGGTCAGGCAGGAGCTTGATCGCGCCGATCTGTTTATCTTGCCGTCGCGCACCGAGGGGTTGCCGCGGGCGGTGATCGAAGCGATGGCGAGGGGGCTGCCTTGCATCGGCACCAACATTGGCGGGATACCAGAACTGCTCGCAAGCGACGACCTCGTCCCGGTGGAGAACGCCGAGGCGCTGGCTCAACGGATCGCTGAAATGATTGAAGACGCCAAGCTGTATACGGAGCGTTCCGAACAGAATTGGCAAAAAGCAAAAGAATATCACGCAAACCAGCTCGATGAACGCCGCTACACTTTTTATACTCGTTTGCGGCGGCTGGCCGAGCAGCGCATCTGCTAG
- a CDS encoding oligosaccharide flippase family protein, with amino-acid sequence MGFSLRRNFSWTLAGNLGYTVCQWGMMVALAQLGNPEMVGQYALGLALTAPVVLFLNLQLRMVQATDAKRTYLFADYLGLRLLMALLSLVVIAVLTVLFGYDPTTAYVVLLVGLAKAFEAVSDVYYGLFQQRERMDLISKSLVLRGVGTLILFVICLFATGSVVWAVTAQAVMWLVSLLLYDAKNGNRLALAAPEPFGTKPAFQRQRLWMLTRLALPMGIASLLTNLNFNVPRYFIEHAWSVAELGIYAALAYLWLANQTIINALGQTASSRLAVYFQTNRTAFKKLLLKLTALGAGIGAFGVLCAWLFGATFLELSYGPEYALHADVLLVLMIGSGISNLSSIFWYGATAARLFKAQVPLFALMTALVTALSWWLVPVQGIMGAAIAMTVGYAFLTLATLGLNLYALRKGEPHDESATIVSAN; translated from the coding sequence ATGGGATTCTCGTTACGACGCAATTTTTCTTGGACGCTCGCGGGTAATCTGGGGTACACGGTGTGTCAGTGGGGGATGATGGTCGCCTTGGCACAGCTAGGGAATCCGGAGATGGTCGGGCAGTATGCGCTGGGGTTGGCACTGACAGCGCCGGTGGTGCTGTTTTTGAATTTACAGCTGCGCATGGTACAAGCGACAGACGCCAAGCGGACCTACCTTTTTGCCGATTATCTCGGGTTGCGGCTGTTGATGGCGCTCTTGTCACTCGTCGTCATCGCCGTGCTTACCGTCCTCTTTGGCTATGACCCGACCACCGCGTATGTGGTCTTGCTCGTTGGCTTGGCCAAAGCGTTTGAAGCGGTTTCCGACGTGTATTACGGGTTGTTTCAGCAGCGAGAGCGGATGGATCTCATCTCCAAATCGCTGGTGTTGCGCGGCGTCGGTACCTTGATCTTGTTTGTGATCTGTCTGTTTGCTACAGGCTCTGTGGTTTGGGCTGTCACCGCTCAGGCGGTGATGTGGCTGGTCAGCCTTCTCCTATATGATGCGAAAAATGGCAATCGGCTCGCTTTGGCCGCTCCGGAACCGTTTGGCACCAAGCCTGCTTTCCAGCGCCAACGCCTGTGGATGTTGACGCGACTGGCACTGCCGATGGGCATCGCGTCCTTGCTGACCAATCTCAACTTCAACGTGCCTCGCTATTTTATTGAACATGCATGGAGCGTGGCCGAGCTTGGCATCTATGCAGCTTTGGCCTACTTGTGGTTGGCGAACCAGACGATCATCAACGCGCTCGGGCAGACCGCTTCATCACGGCTCGCCGTCTACTTTCAAACGAATCGCACCGCGTTCAAAAAGCTGTTGCTCAAATTGACCGCGCTCGGTGCTGGCATCGGAGCGTTTGGCGTCTTGTGCGCTTGGCTGTTCGGTGCAACATTTTTGGAGCTGTCCTATGGGCCGGAGTACGCGCTGCACGCAGATGTGTTGCTCGTTCTGATGATCGGTTCCGGCATTTCCAACCTGTCCTCAATCTTCTGGTATGGTGCGACGGCCGCTCGCCTGTTCAAAGCGCAGGTCCCGCTGTTTGCTCTGATGACAGCGCTGGTGACCGCCCTCTCTTGGTGGCTTGTCCCGGTGCAAGGCATCATGGGCGCCGCGATCGCGATGACCGTAGGCTACGCGTTTTTGACGCTCGCAACGCTCGGTCTGAATCTGTACGCGTTGCGCAAGGGGGAACCCCATGACGAATCTGCAACAATTGTTTCTGCAAACTAG